In one window of Henckelia pumila isolate YLH828 chromosome 1, ASM3356847v2, whole genome shotgun sequence DNA:
- the LOC140865389 gene encoding uncharacterized mitochondrial protein AtMg00310-like, producing MDLTIPVVQGHNLYLGIPTVSLRSKRLQFKYLVERVVKHIQGWVTKMLLRWRIPMSFCEDIENGVSQFLVGVEMGKKKMHWKSWDYLCKPKLIGGLGFQKMDEFNRALIAQQLWCLLQNQDFLSFGVLKERYFKHGRLLEASLGSNP from the exons ATGGATTTGACAATCCCAGTGGTCCAGGGTCACAATCTATACCTAGGGATTCCTACGGTGTCTCTAAGAAGCAAGCGACTTCAATTTAAATACCTAGTTGAAAGAGTGGTGAAACACATCCAAGGGTGGGTGACAAAGATGCTTCTCCGTTGGAG GATTCCTATGTCGTTCTGTGAGGACATTGAAAATGGAGTGTCCCAATTTCTGGTGGGAGTGGAGATGGGGAAAAAGAAGATGCACTGGAAGTCTTGGGATTATCTATGCAAGCCGAAATTGATAGGTGGTTTGGGATTTCAAAAAATGGATGAATTCAACAGAGCACTCATAGCTCAGCAACTTTGGTGCCTTCTACAAAACCAGgatttcttatcttttggaGTGTTAAAAGAACGATATTTTAAACATGGGAGACTCCTTGAAGCAAGTCTTGGCAGCAACCCTTAA